Part of the Sorghum bicolor cultivar BTx623 chromosome 1, Sorghum_bicolor_NCBIv3, whole genome shotgun sequence genome, GCCAAGTCGTTTGTGAGTCGTCTGCTAGGCTTGGGAGACCTGTCTGGCCTCATGGAAAAGATCCATGGAGTTCCTGCTGATGACAACAGATCACCGTATCAGATTCTGGAGGAGCTGACCAAGGAAAACTTCACGCTCAGAGCTCTACGCAAGCTGTTCCGGGCAATGCTCAGTATGGGCCCTCTTGGGCAGCTCGTCTCTATGATACCTGGACTGATTAGCGACAGGTTTAGTGAGAAGGAAGGGCAGGCGAAGATGAAGAGGTACATGACCATGATGGACTCCATGACGGATGCGGAGCTCGACGGGACCAGCACGAAGCTGATGAACAAGTCACGGATCAACCGGGTGGCTCGGGGGTCCGGCAGGCCCGTCAGGGAAGTGGTGGACATGCTGGAGGAGCACAAGCGAATGGCCAAAATGATGAGCAAGTTGCCAAATGTCAAGAGACCCAACGACATAAACCACTTGGTCAATGCCATCCCTCAGCCTCTGTTGAATCAGTTTGGTGGCAACTTTGGGCTGCAGAGTCTCATCAGACAAATGGGCGCCCAAAATTGATGTAAACCCTTTTTAAAGTCGTGGGCACCAGCCGATGTGTTAGTCTTACAAAATTTATGTAGCTACTcgcaaagaagaagaagaagaagaagatagaCAGACTGTCGTGGGAGTACAGCTCCACTCAAGTTTTGCTAGGCGtagtttctttttgttcttgtttgtctattttttggGCTTATGGGCTGAAGTCGCCTCATTTATTAGTATAATCTTGGCAACTCCTTCCACCTTTAtatactttttttaaaaaaaagcttTGTCAGGCATTGCTTGCACTGTATAtacaaaatttttattaaaaagttGAAGTCTGacaaagatttttaaataaagtaTATAAAGGTATATGTATATACGATAAAAATCTTGAGTGAATAAAGGTATATTGAAGATATATGATAAAAAATATATGAAGCTTTTTTATCAACTTTTTAAAGGTATCTTGAGCTAGATGCATGATATGTATGGAGGAGGGAGATGGTGACGACCACAAGTTGATCAAGTGATTGAAGAGAAGAAGTGAGGAGCAAGCTCAAGACGAAGGTATGTATGATAGGGCTTTGTTTTTTACTGGCCAAGAAAATGGAGTATGTGGTCAGGTTTAGGTTAGATCACTATCAAGAACGTATCACTGCCGGTTAAAAAACCTCATCACTGCTGGTTTTTGATCTGGCATAACAATGCGACAATGATGTGCTCATCACTGCTAGTTTTAAAACCTACAGTGACAAGGTTTTTAGAAAACCCAGAAATAAGATGAAAAAAGACCCCACCAGCTATCCACACAATGACttgatatttttataatttttaataCAACCAACCGGCTGAGCTCAAACACACAACCTCATGCTTTGCACGTTTGTCCCCTAAGCACTCCATCTGTAAGACACATGTGCACATTTGGGATATTTATTCTCCCTATTTTATGATCATCTAGTTTTAAAATGGGTATTCGGGAccctaaataaatttaaataaaaaaatttgtcAACAAAAAAGTTTTATAAATTTCGAGATCTACCACTTTGATTTTGGTGTCCAAAGTCATTGGAAATTTTTAAATTTCAACTATGTCAAAATTAACATGTAGTTTTTCTTGGATGGATGATTTCAAATGAGAATGTTACCAATTACAAAACTGCATAATTTttcgagatctataacttttgttTAGAGTATTTCTCCATCCAAGGTCATTTAAAAATGAATcttaaatttgagaaattaaaTATAATTTTTATTGGTTGTCATCTTTTAAGTTGCATAACTCTTCGACATATATAGCTTTTGTTTTTAGTCGCTTCTCCATCCGAGAGCCTTAACTACTGCTACACACTCACTTGTGATTATAGAACATATGTATTGCTTTGGTATTAACTTCTATGAAATCTTGTGAATCAAATAGAGAGACGTCATAAtgactttaaataaaaaaatttgtgAAATACAAAGCTGCATAACTTTTGAATCCGCATCATTCattttttaagtttaactaacTTTAACATATATACCATAAAATGAGCACcttgtaaaaatatattttttgataaatctaatgatactatttTGGTACCATAAATTTTAAAGTTTTATTCTAGAAATTCgctcaaagtttaaaaagtttgaattaagacaactctagaaaaTCTATTTATTCAAGGACAAAGGAATACttcttttttgcaaaatgttttgTTCAAATGTTTTATGAATGAAAATTGAGATAACCAATTTCTCATGACGGGGAACTGCGAACTATTGTACTTGCCTTTGTTTGAGTTTACCTATCGCCAACAATTTTACTGTACCGAGTTTGACCATATGTTTGTCCCTAGGAAAGAATTTCACATGTTTCAAAATATATTATACTCAattcatctcaaattataagaagTATGATTTTTTCGACATCAAATTtgatcactcgtcttattcaaaaaattatgCAAAACATCACTTCTTTTGTagtggcttggtttattaataaaagttcttcaagaatgacttaaatttgactatattgcacaatttttttttaataaaataaatagtcaAATTTGGTGTCATAAAAGTCAAATGTTAATTTGATACGGAGGAACTACTAGCAAAGATGTCATGATCGATCATAAAGTGTGAAATTTTAAAGTGCTACCAATTTTACATGTAGAAAAAATTGTATGGTCAAAATTAAAATGTGGTGATATCTAACCCCAAAGGGAGGGGAGTATTTTGGATTGTTGTACCTTGCAATTTCTGAGTTTATAGAGAAAGAACGTTTTAATTACTATACTGTGTTGAAAAAAGAGAAAACTTGAAAAGAAAATTGGAGGAAGAAACGGACAGGATAACAGAGTGGGAGAGTGGGAGTTGGTCACTTGGTCTAGTACAGTTGTTAGAATAAACCTCCACTGTCAGAGCCCAAACCTCTCTCGTTAACCAAAAAAGGCAGAACCTTTCTGGTTTGGCCACCCGCATTCCGTGACAGTTCCTCGTCGTCTTCCTCTCCGCCTGCTCGCTTCCCCAACCCACTAACGCTTCCGCTGTGCCAGTTAGCTTGCGCCTCACCGGATCGCACCAACCCTCTCCCGCTCGTCGGACGGCGATGcaggtcggcggcggcggcggtggcggcggagggGACTCGGCGGACTTGCGGGGTCGCCACCGGATCCAGGCCGAGCTCAAGAAGCTCGAGCAGGAGGCGCGCTTCCTCGAGGTGTGTGCCCCCTGCCTCCACTTCTTCGTAAACTCGCTTCCTGTCTCGTCGATTCCATAGCGTGCGTACTATGCTGGCCTTGCTGTGTTCCAAAAAGGAAGTCCTTTTAATCGTCGCAAAAAGGAGAACTCCTTTTCAAAGGACTTCTTGGTGTGCTTACCACCACGGCACTACCAGAGAGAAAATCTGAAAATGTTTGCGATCTACCGAAATGCAGCGGTAGGCAGTATTCATCCCACCGAATTCGGCGAAGCATGCTGCTTTTTAGCCCGATGGTCAAAGTATACAGACCAGTCTAGAACAATCCGTGGCATAATTTCCAAGATTCCTATTCTCCCTCTTATGATCCATGAGGAAAGAATTGCCATAGGAGGTTAGGGACAACCTCTCTTGCCATGGTTTCCCAAGACCCGTGTTGTTTTTCTTCCTCATGGAGGTGCAGGGAGAAGCAGCCATGTGCATGTGCATGCTCCATGTGCTCTTTGTTTGCTGCATTCTCCTGCTGCAACAATTTGCTTGTTGCGAAGATTCATTTTCCGTACCATTGTGTGGGCCTTTTTCTGATGGGGACAAAGCACGTAGCTCTTTTTTCTGTCCGACTATATGTATGTTTTATGGATATATTGTGGTAACCCGAAACTGATTCTTCTGCATCAAATGATTGGGGACAGTGTACTGAAGACTGAAACCTCTGATGAAGCGTGGTGATGCCCCTTTCTGGGGGGACCTGTGGGCATGGGAACGTGTTTTCTAGTTTCTGAGATGCAGTCTCTGTAACTGTACTTTAATATAGTACTACTGATTTATGGGATAGCACATAGCAGTGTTGTTAAAAACCATTAACAGAACAGCAAAGATTTCTTTTCTAATAAGTATACTTGAGCAGCAAGATCAGCGAAACTGATTTTATTGAAGGCATAGAGCGTACTGCCATTTATGCATTATGTATTTATCTTTGGCATTCTGAAGCTTGAATACGGAGTAGCTAATAACAACTGACAAGCTGGTATGTTGGCTCAGCAATGAGCTGTCATAAATCTGGTATGCTAGCTCAGCAATGTCCTATCCTAAACTGGTATGTTGGGCAAGGAGCATATCTTGCACATGAGTGTTTGCTTGTTTTGCATTGCTATTCTTTTTTCTGTAATATTTTTTTCAAGGTGCCGAAGGATTCATGCAAGTTGAAAAGCATGTAAAACTCTTGAGTCTTGATAACTTTTAATAGCATCCTAGTTCTTATTTGGTGAAATACTTCTCTTGACATCTACAGCTGCAGTTTTTCTAGGAAGCAGAAATACCAGCAGGTACCATCAAAGTGATGGACGTACTGTACTGCACCTTTCAAGCATGTAGTACTGCAGCATGGTCATTCCTGCTCCCTCCGTTTTTTTAACTAATCAGCCTGTCTCCGACAGATAGATCATCAGACCTTTCAGAAAATAAATGTTACTAGTATATAGTATTGACCTAAGTTTGAGTTAGTTGTGTACCTTGCTATAAATACTACTAACGTCTAATGGAGTTTAATACCTAGTTACTATGATTAGTACTACTATTATTTTAGTTTCATCTATGACAGTTCTCTGAATGGCAATATGGATGGTAGTTCAACCTTTTTTGAAAATTGGTCAATTCTATTAGTAGCAATATGCAACTTGTTTTCTATGCTGTTAATCTGTTTATCACTTTTCTTTGAATACATGTTGTTTTGTATATAAATAGGGGTCATCCTGTTAATAGTCCAGTAGTCCACAGCCTTGTTTCTAACTGTCCACCTCCATTTTCCAAATGTCAAATATGCGAGGCAGTTATTTTCCCAGCAGAAGAAACTGGAAGTTACCAAATGAAATAATATTATATTTTTTCAATTTTGTGTGATATACTACACTTTCATTCAGGATGTTGTTCTCTTTATGTCTtctaatattttcctttttagtagaaatatatttttcatGACTAGGCATACATGACTTTTTCCATCAAACATTTTTGTTCTTCTATACCATCTACATGGCACTGAGATATAATGTGAACTGTTAACAACGTGGATTATTGATGATAATtgttcttgaatctcactctaCTGAACAGAAATCTAAAAAGACTGGTGAGATATCAAAGTTTAGTCTTTAAAACTAAGCTACAATATACATATAATACGACTATTTCTGGATTCCTTGTTAGTTTAAATTGTGATATATACAACTTACCataagcttttttttttttttgacaaattgCGATGATTTGTCTGCATTGTTTTCAGCTGTTATCATTTCCATTCAGGTAGAGATTGGACTACTGATTTACTGTCCGCATGGCCCATCTTGTTGCATCTTTGTGTACATATAAAGAGCATCTTCAATTGCCATTTTTGTTTCTGAATGTTCAGCTTGTGTCCTGGCCTCACAACATATATGCAAATAGGCAAAGCTGCACATTACCAATTCACCACATAATGAATTTCTCGATATCAGTGCTATAGACTACATTTCCTCTGCGTTCTAGACATTATTATCATCAAATCTGTCaaagtttcttttcttttcttaatATATAACTATGCACAAACAGCAAAGATGTAATTACTATTTAAGCTATTGTAGTCTTCCATCCTTACCAAAGTAGTGGCGTTCTCAGTTTTTAAACACCGATATGGCCACTGTGATTGAatgcaggaagaacttgaagagctTGAGAAAGCAGATAAGGTATCATCTGCACTGCAAGAGTACGTGTCACCTGCAGAAGAAATGTGATTAAGTCGAGTATTTTACTATGGTGCTTATGAACTGAAGGCAATTTTTATGTGCTTGTTGTTGGAGATTGACTATGTTGTTTATGTGGCCAGGCTTCTAACGGCAATGGAAAGGAAAGCTGACCCTCTACTTCCTGTGTAAGAGAAGCGAACAAGTTATTATGTTGGCTTTTATCCACACATCTAACTGATATATTCACAATATTGCCTTCTTTGTTTTTTTGGTTCCCCCTGTTGTTGCAGATCTACTGGACCTGTGAATCAGTCCTGGGATAGGTGGTTTGAAGGTCCACAAGATCTGCGCAGATGCAAATGCTGGTTTTTGTGATCCTGGGCAATAATATTAAGAGAAACAACACAAGGCAATTGTTGCTACGATTCAAGTGTATATCGTTTTTGTCCCCCGCAGCATAACCAGTATCCATTTGAGCCGAGGATTATCGATTATGAATGACATTCAAAGCTCCGTGTAAGATGTGATTGTGTGAAGGACTCAAGGAATGACCTGAGAAATGAGAACAGAGCTTTGGAATTCGAAAGTGACAAGCTTTGTCCTAACATGTTCTCTGTAGACTGAACTGAACTCTGTTGTTTGGCAATCAGTTTGTTACTTTGTTTGGTCTTTACCCAACCGAAATGGAACCGAAATGCCTAACTTTTCTGTGATCCGTGTACTACTTACTAGTATTAACTTTTCAAATTATTCTACCATGCCGtgtgaactttttttttttgataatccATGCCGTGTGAACTTACATAATCAGTACAATGTCAGCTGACTCTTTGTTGTGACAAAGAAGGTAATGTATTTTCTGAATTACGATGGCTTGATGTAGACAGACATGTGATGTTCACACGGTTTCCTATAAGGTATAAGCATAAGGGCCATATCGTACTTACCCAAGACGCCAAGACGGCCTGCCAGCAAATTATGTTTGCCCTTAGTTGGGACGGAATGCGTCCTAAAAAGAACGTGATTCTCACTTTTCAAAGAGTTTAACAATTTAAAGTTTAACTGAAGTTATATGTACTGACGTTTATGATACAATATAAGTACCATTAAAttgattataaaatatattttcatagtaaactATAATTAATTCTATTCGCAATAAAGTTAACTAGACTTAAGCTAGTTGACTTACACAAATCTGAACAGAGGGAGTAAATTCCATTCCAATGAACAATAGACCAAATAAGCACAGCCCAAGTAATTGGAACCATTGGGCTTGATTGGCTAGGCCTAAAAGAATAGCCCAAATAAGGACAGCCCAATTAAACTGTAAAGGCACCTTATCCTAAAACACTTAGCGCAGAAACACCAAAACCACACGAGCGAAGCGAGAGCGAGAGCGAGGTGGAGAAGAGGGATGGCAATGGCGCCACTGAACGGTTGCCCCCCGCCCACCTCGACCGCCGGTTCGCCTCCTCTCCTCCCCTCCTCCGCCTCCATATCCGCCTTCATCGCCTCCGACCCTGCCCTCACGCTCCTCCACACGCGATGCGCCTCCATGGCGCACCTGCGCCAGCTCCACGCGGCGCTCGTCAAGTCCGGCCTCGCCAAGGACCCCATCGCCGCCAGCCGCGCCGTCGCATTCTGCGCGGGGCCCGGTCGCGACGTCTCCTACGCGGAGCGCCTCGTGAGGCACCACCCGAGGCCCAACTCCTTCATGTGGAACACCGTGATCCGGGCGCTGTCCGACGGGGCCCGGCCGGAGGCCGCCGTGGCGCTGTTCGTCGACATGCTCGGCTCGCCCACGCCGCCCGAGCGTCGCACACTCCCGTCTCTCCTCGCGGCGTACGCGCGCCTGGGTCGCGCCGGCGACGGCGCGGCGCTCCACGGGATGGCGCTCAAGCTCGGGCTCGCCGGAGACGCGTACGTGCGCAACGCCACGATCGCCATGTACGCGTCGTGCGCGCGCGCGGACGAGGCGCTGGCGCTGTTCGGGCAGTgcccggagttcgacgcggTGGCGTGCAACAGCGCGATCGTGGCGCTCGCGAGGGCCGGGCGCGTCGACGAGGCGCGCGCCGTGTTCGACGGCATGCCGGAGCGGACCGTCGCCACGTGGAGCGCCATGGTGAGCGCGTACGCGCGCGCCGCGAGGTGCGGCGAGGCCCTGGCGCTGTTCTCGGCGATGCAGGCGGACGGCGTGGAGCCGAACGCCAACGTGCTCGTCAGCGTGCTGGGCTGCTGCGCCAGCCTCGGCGCGCTGGACCAGGGCGCGTGGGTGCACGCGTACATAGACCGCCATGGCGTGGCCATGAACGCGCTCGTCGTCACCGCGTTGGTGGACATGTACTGCAAGTGCGGCTCAGTAGACGATGCCCGCCAGGTGTTCGACGCCGCAAGGTCGCAAGGCTCGGCCAAGCTATCGTCTTGGAACTCCATGATGCAGGGGCTAGCGGTGCACGGGCAGTGGCGAGAAGCGGTCGCCTTGTTCTCCGAGCTGAGATCCTACGGGCTGAGCCCCGACAACGTCACTTTCATCGCCGTCCTGACGGCCTACGGCCACGCCGGCATGCCCGACGAGGCTCAGGCCGCGTTCGCGTCCATGGCCACCGAACACAGCGTGGAGCCCGGGATCGAGCACTACGGCTGCCTCGTGGACGCGCTCGCCCGCGCCGGGCGGCTCCGGGAGGCCGAGGACGCGATCCGGTCGATGCCGATGGCGCCGGACGCGGCCGTCTGGGGCGCACTGCTCTCCGGGTGCCGGTTGCACGGCGACGCCGAGCTGGGTGCGCGCGCGGCGCGCGAGGCCGTGCGGTGCGACCCGCGCGACAGCGGCGCGTACGTGCTGGCGGCCAGCGTGCTGGCGCGTGGCGGGAACCCCGGCCGCGGCGCCGGCGTGAGGGGCCGGATGAGGGAGGCCGGCGTCGGCAAGGTCCCCGGGTGTAGCATGATCGAGGTGAACGGCGTCGTGCACGAGTTTGTGAGCTAGCGTAGGCAGCAGTGTAGTGTAGTAATCCACGATGGTACATCATACGGAGTACTACATCGTTAGTAAGCATTGGAAAATTGACAAGCTACATTTGTACCTGTACAGAACCAAGCGCCAAATACAAGCGTATTTGTACAGAGTATAACTCATCATAAGACACGTAACTGAACTGTTAATAAGGTCtgaacttgatcaccttgtagAACCAAGTTTCTGAATAAAGAGTAGTTGTATGAAATGTGTGTCATTAGGACATCATTAGGTGATGAGGTGCTGTCtccacttgatctttgtcttcGTTTAACTGAAATTCAAGGCCCGCTCATGCAGATGTAGGCCAAGGATTCAAGTCCTAACTGCAAACAAAACAACGTAGGATTGGATTTTGCAACAAACAAAGAAGTGGATCGAGCCACATTCGCCCTAGAGGCCGGGCTGACCTTTCCTTCCTAGAGCAGAAGGTCATTGTCCTTAAAGGCAGCAGAAGCTTGATCAAATCCTCCATCCATTAGCAAACAAATGGCGATGGGCTCCATTGGTTAGATCGTGCTGGCTAGAATCCGGAGATACACTACACACTCAGATATTGGCACAGTTGCTGAGACGATGTGCACCATAGAAACGGCATGATTCTTGCTGCGCAGGGGACCAGACAGTGACAGCGTACATACTGCTGCCGAGATATGTTTTCGAAGATACTAGATCTTTAGCTGGCCCATGTTCTTCTCCAAGGTGAGGGAGCTGCAGAGTTGCAGTGGAAGTGGCTGTCCATTTGCTTGGTGCTACAGGCATGGGTAGGACAGTCCGGACCAGATTGGTGCAACGTCTTCTTCAGGA contains:
- the LOC8062241 gene encoding guanine nucleotide-binding protein subunit gamma 1 isoform X2, with amino-acid sequence MQVGGGGGGGGGDSADLRGRHRIQAELKKLEQEARFLEEELEELEKADKVSSALQELLTAMERKADPLLPVSTGPVNQSWDRWFEGPQDLRRCKCWFL
- the LOC8062242 gene encoding pentatricopeptide repeat-containing protein At2g42920, chloroplastic, giving the protein MAPLNGCPPPTSTAGSPPLLPSSASISAFIASDPALTLLHTRCASMAHLRQLHAALVKSGLAKDPIAASRAVAFCAGPGRDVSYAERLVRHHPRPNSFMWNTVIRALSDGARPEAAVALFVDMLGSPTPPERRTLPSLLAAYARLGRAGDGAALHGMALKLGLAGDAYVRNATIAMYASCARADEALALFGQCPEFDAVACNSAIVALARAGRVDEARAVFDGMPERTVATWSAMVSAYARAARCGEALALFSAMQADGVEPNANVLVSVLGCCASLGALDQGAWVHAYIDRHGVAMNALVVTALVDMYCKCGSVDDARQVFDAARSQGSAKLSSWNSMMQGLAVHGQWREAVALFSELRSYGLSPDNVTFIAVLTAYGHAGMPDEAQAAFASMATEHSVEPGIEHYGCLVDALARAGRLREAEDAIRSMPMAPDAAVWGALLSGCRLHGDAELGARAAREAVRCDPRDSGAYVLAASVLARGGNPGRGAGVRGRMREAGVGKVPGCSMIEVNGVVHEFVS
- the LOC8062241 gene encoding guanine nucleotide-binding protein subunit gamma 1 isoform X1 — its product is MQVGGGGGGGGGDSADLRGRHRIQAELKKLEQEARFLEEELEELEKADKVSSALQEYVSPAEEMLLTAMERKADPLLPVSTGPVNQSWDRWFEGPQDLRRCKCWFL